The DNA window GAACTTGGATGACGGCGAACGTCGGTTTTGTGGATCGCACAAGCTGCTATGGCCGGATGGGACCGCGCTGCCGCACGACAAAACGCCCATGGTCGATGCGCTGCAGGAGGGCACAGCGCTGCATGGTCAGGAAGTCATTATCGAACGCTCCGACGGTACAAGACGCCACGTGATCGTGCACATCGATCCTCTGCGCAATGCCGAAGGACACATCGTCGGCGCGGTCAACTTGTTCACGGATATTACCGCCCGCAAACAGGTGGAAGACGCGCTGGGCAAGAGCGAAGAACGGTTCCGCATGCTGGCCGAAGCGATCCCGCACTTCGTGTGGCGGACCGACGAGCAAGGAGAGCCGGAGTTCGAAAATCAACAGTGGTACGACTATACGGGACTGACGCATGAGACGACGAGACAGGGCGGCTGGCTCAGGGTCCAACATCCCGACGATGCCCCAAGATTGGCCGACACGTGGAAGAAAGCCGTCGAGACAGGCGGCGAGTATGACGTGGAAACAAGATGTCGCCGGGCCATCGACGGAACCTACCGATGGTTTCGTGTGAGGGCGGCGCCGGTGCGGGATGCTGAAGGTCGTATTCAGTCATGGGTGGGGACCTGCACTGATATCCATGATCGAAAAGAAGCGGAGCTGGCCCTACGCGAGAGCGAAGAGCGCTATCGCGCGACCTTTGCCAATGCGCCTGTCGGCATCTCCCACATCGGACTGGACGGTCGATGGTTACGGTTCAACGATGCCTTATGCACGATCACCGGCTATTTCCGCGAGGAATTGCTCACCAGGACCTTTGCGGATATCACCTATCCCGGCGATCTCAAGGCAGAGTGGGCGCAAACACGTCGCGCGCTGGAGGGTGAGATTGACACCTATTCACTGGAAAAGCGCTACATCCGAAAAGATGGTTCGCCCATCTGGGTTCATAAGACGGTCTCGCTCCTCCGAGATGCGCAGCACAGGCCGCTCCATTTCATTTCCATCATTGAGGATATCGATGATCGGAAACAGACGGAGAAGGCACTGCGCGAGGCGCAAGCGCGCTTGCAACGCTGGAATGTGGAGCTCGAACAAGCGGTGAACAAGAAGACGGCGGAATTACGACAGTCGCAGGACCGCCTGCGCGCCCTGACGAGCGAGTTGAACCTGGCGGAACAGCGTGAACGGAAACGTTTGGCCACTGAACTGCACGACCATCTGCAGCAGATGTTGGTCGTCGGCAAGTTGACGATCGGGCAGGGCAAGCGGAACGCAAGCGGCGTGCCCGCTTATGAAAGCGTCTTGAAGAAGGTCGATGATATCTTGTCCGATGCGCTGACCTATAGCCGGACGTTGGTGGCGGAACTCAGCCCGCCGGTCCTGCGTGATCATGGCTTGGCCGCCAGTCTCAACTGGCTTGCCGAGTACATGAAGACAAAGCATGAGCAAACCGTGACCGTCGTCGTGCCGGAGGAGCAAGGTCTTGACCTGCCGGAAGAGCAACGGTTGCTGCTCTTTCAATCGGTGCGGGAGCTTCTGATCAATTCGGCCAAGCATGCTGGAACAGGACAAGCGGCTCTCACGATGGAAATTCGAGCGGACCATCTCTGCATCACCGTGAATGACGAGGGGGCGGGATTTGATCTTGCCGCTGCGGCGGCGGTGGGAACGCCTAGTGACGAGATGTCGTCCAGGTTTGGTTTATATAGCATCCAGGAGCGGATGCGGGCATTGGGCGGCTCCTTCACTATTGACTCCGCTCCGGGGCACGGGACCATTGCAACGCTGATCCTGCCGTTGGCCAAATGCGCAGGGGACAACCAGCCGCCTCCTCCAATCACTGCCTTCGAGGATGTCCCTGCCACGGTTCATGCCGATGGGACCGCTAGCCCCGAGAAGAGACGGATGGCGGTGCCGGTGCTACTCGTGGACGATCACGCAATGGTGCGGGAAGGGTTGCGATCGGTGTTGGATGCCTATGCAGATATTCAGGTCGTCGGGGAGGCCCACGATGGTCTGGAGGCGGTGAAATTGGTCGAGAAGTTCCGACCTCGAGCCGTGGTCATGGACATCAATCTGCCGAAGCTGAATGGGATCGACGCCACGGCGCAGATCAAAACCAAATGGCCGGAGACCATCGTCATCGGCATTTCCGTGAACATCGGGGGCGACAACAGCGACGCGATGTACCGAGCGGGAGCGGCCACGCTGCTCACCAAAGATGCAGCGGTGGAGCAACTCCACGACACGATCGTTCAGGCTGTCGGTTCACAAGCCACGGAAGGAGGTCAGGTGATTCCGCGGGAGATTTCATCCCGCTCCTTGTAGAGGTGTTCTGTTGAAACCCCGCTACTTCCAGAGTATCGACTGAATGACTATGAATCAGTGCCCGATCCGATTGTTCCTTGCCTCCTTGACTCCAGAAAAAATGGCTTGTTAAAGTCGGGCATGTCGTGTTTCAAATCACTGTCCTGGCTTTTTCCTCTTCCTCTATTAGGCTGTCCATGAAACAAATCTCTGGCTGGACCACATTCCTCCTTGGGCTGGTGTATTTTCTGGGTGGGGCAAATATCTGTATTGCACAAGCCGGCCGGGGATCAATTGAATTGTCTTCTCGGGCAGCTACTCCAGGCGCAACCTTGGTCCTAAACGGGAAAGGGTTTGGAACTTTTAAGTCGACCCGGTTCAACCGAGTGACGGTCAACGGAGTGTCGGCGTTAGTGCAACGATGGGAACCGGACGTCATCGAGGTCAAGGTTCCCTTCAAGGCGATCAGCGGCCCGGTCGAAGTATTCATGGGGAAGAAAAAGCGGTCCGCTGGACCATTGATCATCCTAGCTCCCCAGATATCGGCTATCACGCCCACGGAAGCCGAGCGCGGTGCCTCGCTGCAGATCACCGGTCGGAATTTCGGCCTTTCGGCTGGTGCGCGGGATCCGAACACGATGTTCGGTGTCAATGACGTAATGGTCGGCGGAGTTGTGGTGCGCCCCACGCGATGGAAAGACGACAAGATCGAGCTTGAAATTCCGCCGAATGCGGTGAGCGGTGATGTCGTGATTCGACTGGCCTCCTCCGATCCGCTCCCGGACGGATCATGCTGCGCGCCCGTCGAGTATG is part of the Nitrospira sp. genome and encodes:
- a CDS encoding PAS domain S-box protein is translated as MTQSTAESDYPTILVVDDDPAALCVKSRLLGRQSYRIIEASNGADALAVAAAKRPALILLDVNLSDVSGFDVCRLLKTQPETKHIKILQTSAARVHAPDRVKSLEVGADAYLVEPAEEEELLGTVRALLALANHERDNQRLIARLTESEARYRSLIEHMPAAMYTVDREGRITFYNDQAAELWGRRPNLDDGERRFCGSHKLLWPDGTALPHDKTPMVDALQEGTALHGQEVIIERSDGTRRHVIVHIDPLRNAEGHIVGAVNLFTDITARKQVEDALGKSEERFRMLAEAIPHFVWRTDEQGEPEFENQQWYDYTGLTHETTRQGGWLRVQHPDDAPRLADTWKKAVETGGEYDVETRCRRAIDGTYRWFRVRAAPVRDAEGRIQSWVGTCTDIHDRKEAELALRESEERYRATFANAPVGISHIGLDGRWLRFNDALCTITGYFREELLTRTFADITYPGDLKAEWAQTRRALEGEIDTYSLEKRYIRKDGSPIWVHKTVSLLRDAQHRPLHFISIIEDIDDRKQTEKALREAQARLQRWNVELEQAVNKKTAELRQSQDRLRALTSELNLAEQRERKRLATELHDHLQQMLVVGKLTIGQGKRNASGVPAYESVLKKVDDILSDALTYSRTLVAELSPPVLRDHGLAASLNWLAEYMKTKHEQTVTVVVPEEQGLDLPEEQRLLLFQSVRELLINSAKHAGTGQAALTMEIRADHLCITVNDEGAGFDLAAAAAVGTPSDEMSSRFGLYSIQERMRALGGSFTIDSAPGHGTIATLILPLAKCAGDNQPPPPITAFEDVPATVHADGTASPEKRRMAVPVLLVDDHAMVREGLRSVLDAYADIQVVGEAHDGLEAVKLVEKFRPRAVVMDINLPKLNGIDATAQIKTKWPETIVIGISVNIGGDNSDAMYRAGAATLLTKDAAVEQLHDTIVQAVGSQATEGGQVIPREISSRSL